In the genome of Pelodiscus sinensis isolate JC-2024 chromosome 3, ASM4963464v1, whole genome shotgun sequence, one region contains:
- the LOC102444959 gene encoding trace amine-associated receptor 4-like, whose translation MNSSTLWSPQNVQYCFDFVNNSCARNVRSTISLWAMYIFMVGATVLTMGGNMLVIISIAHFKQLHSPTNFLICSLATTDFLLSFTVMPYSMVRSVESCWYFGDLFCKLHTSFDIMLCTTSIFHLCFISIDRYYAVCDPLNYVTKITVPVIVLFLFISWAVPFLFAFGLVFSELNIDGIEEYVTSIDCNGFCALIFNKLWGVMASLIAFFFPGTVMVGIYVHIFTVARKHARQIAKIPSAIICASAMKNKLSTKKESKATKTLSIVMGVFVLCWMPFFSLTIADPFINFSAPEDMYNAFLWLGYFNSTCNPIIYGLFYSWFRKAFKIIVTGRIFRSDSSTLTLYPTNT comes from the coding sequence ATGAATTCATCCACCCTCTGGAGTCCACAGAACGTGCAGTACTGCTTTGACTTTGTTAACAATTCATGTGCTAGGAATGTAAGGTCTACAATCAGTCTTTGGGCTATGTACATCTTCATGGTGGGAGCAACAGTGCTCACAATGGGTGGTAACATGCTTGTGATCATTTCCATCGCTCATTTCAAACAGCTTCATTCTCCAACCAACTTCCTGATCTGCTCCTTGGCAACTACTGACTTTTTGCTTAGCTTCACGGTGATGCCCTACAGCATGGTCAGGTCTGTTGAGTCCTGTTGGTATTTTGGAGACCTCTTCTGCAAACTCCATACTTCTTTTGATATAATGCTCTGTACCACCTCGATTTTCCACCTGTGTTTTATCTCCATTGACCGTTACTACGCGGTTTGTGACCCACTGAATTATGTCACCAAAATAACTGTCCCGGTGATAGTCCTCTTTTTATTTATTAGCTGGGCTGTCCCTTTCTTATTTGCATTTGGCCTAGTTTTCTCAGAGTTGAATATTGATGGCATTGAAGAATATGTGACTTCTATTGACTGCAATGGTTTCTGTGCATTGATATTTAACAAGCTGTGGGGAGTGATGGCTTCTCTTATAGCCTTCTTTTTCCCAGGAACAGTGATGGTTGGTATTTATGTCCATATATTTACAGTGGCAAGAAAACATGCAAGACAAATTGCTAAAATTCCCAGTGCAATAATATGTGCCTCTGCAATGAAAAACAAACTGTCTacaaaaaaagagagcaaagcGACTAAAACTTTAAGTATTGTCATGGGGGTGTTTGTGTTGTGTTGGATGCCTTTCTTTAGCCTTACAATAGCTGATCCTTTTATTAATTTCTCAGCACCCGAAGACATGTACAATGCCTTCCTCTGGCTGGGATACTTCAATTCTACATGTAATCCAATCATTTATGGCTTATTTTATTCTTGGTTTCGCAAAGCATTTAAAATTATTGTGACTGGTAGAATTTTCAGATCAGATTCATCTACTCTTACTTTGTATCCCACAAATACTTAG